One segment of Cerasicoccus sp. TK19100 DNA contains the following:
- the ispH gene encoding 4-hydroxy-3-methylbut-2-enyl diphosphate reductase produces MEVIRADSAGFCWGVERAIDIAAKFAAEGKRPVYTDGPLIHNKQMMERLEATGIKEVGDYQSKSDLTVSDEDKENGVLVVRAHGISPERREYLKSLGMNFKDATCPDVGIIAGKIKMHARKGFDTVIFGDPKHPEVMGLMGYTEGRGHVVKNDEDIRALPDSIGPQVCMVSQSTMFTDEFERLSNILRERFPEAKVFDTICGATKERQSDIHVLMNNGAEAIVVVGGRHSANTKKLAALVEKTGLPAYHVETVAELDITHLHDNYNKVGVTAGASTPEFLIKEVVEKLQSA; encoded by the coding sequence ATGGAAGTTATTAGAGCAGACAGTGCTGGATTTTGCTGGGGTGTTGAGCGCGCCATTGATATCGCCGCTAAATTTGCGGCTGAGGGCAAGCGCCCCGTCTACACAGACGGACCCCTGATTCACAATAAGCAGATGATGGAACGCCTTGAGGCGACCGGCATTAAGGAAGTCGGCGACTACCAGAGCAAATCCGACCTGACCGTCTCCGATGAAGACAAGGAAAACGGCGTGCTCGTCGTCCGCGCACACGGCATTTCGCCTGAGCGCCGTGAGTATCTGAAGAGCCTCGGCATGAATTTCAAGGACGCCACCTGTCCGGACGTCGGCATCATCGCCGGTAAGATCAAGATGCATGCCCGCAAAGGCTTTGACACCGTCATTTTCGGCGACCCCAAGCACCCTGAAGTGATGGGCCTCATGGGCTACACCGAAGGACGTGGACACGTCGTAAAGAACGATGAAGACATCCGCGCCCTGCCCGACTCCATCGGCCCACAAGTCTGCATGGTTTCGCAGTCCACGATGTTTACCGACGAGTTCGAGCGCCTTTCGAACATCCTACGCGAGCGCTTCCCGGAAGCCAAGGTCTTTGACACCATTTGCGGTGCCACCAAAGAACGCCAATCCGATATTCATGTCCTCATGAACAACGGTGCCGAAGCCATCGTGGTCGTTGGTGGCCGCCACAGCGCCAACACCAAGAAATTGGCTGCGCTCGTGGAAAAAACAGGCCTCCCCGCCTACCACGTTGAAACCGTGGCTGAGCTGGACATCACGCACCTGCACGATAATTACAACAAGGTCGGCGTGACCGCTGGGGCCTCCACACCGGAGTTTCTGATCAAGGAAGTCGTTGAAAAACTCCAGTCTGCCTAG
- a CDS encoding aspartate aminotransferase family protein, with protein MSEFDITRLINERAGENYELHDQHVNRTLVKVLRTIGFDKVYTRAKGSYLYDAEGNDYLDFLSGYGVYNIGRNHPLVAKTIKDVLDLDMSNMVQMDCALLSGLLAEKVVEITPPHLDAVFFCNSGAEAVEGALKFAKGATGRKRILSLAGAYHGLTLGALSFTNNGNFQEGFGPLLPGAEMVAYGDLNQLEEKLRQGDVAAFIAEPVQGKGVYWPDEDYFPQAQALCRQYGALFIMDEVQTGLGRTGKMWAFEHWNLEPDILTMAKALSGGYVPTAAFVTRRDIHQKVFSRLDRCVVHSTTFGRNNLAMACGLATIHILQHEKLVENAAWAGKVIEEKLLELKAHHELIKEVRVKGCMVAIEFGEPRSIKMKLAWKGIHAVDKGLFPQMVVTPLMTKHRILTHVAGHNLDIVKALPPLIIGEPEIHRFVNGLDDILQDCTRLPGPMWDFGRNLVQTAIKQRKGKKLATA; from the coding sequence ATGTCCGAATTTGACATCACTCGCCTGATAAATGAGCGCGCAGGCGAAAATTACGAGCTCCACGACCAGCATGTAAATCGCACGCTGGTTAAAGTGTTACGCACCATTGGTTTCGATAAAGTTTATACCCGAGCAAAAGGCTCCTATCTCTACGACGCCGAGGGCAATGACTACCTGGATTTTCTAAGCGGTTACGGTGTTTACAACATCGGCCGTAACCACCCTCTGGTCGCCAAGACCATTAAGGACGTCCTGGACCTGGACATGTCCAACATGGTCCAGATGGACTGCGCCCTTCTCAGTGGCTTGCTCGCGGAAAAAGTCGTGGAGATCACGCCGCCGCACCTGGATGCCGTCTTTTTCTGCAATTCCGGTGCCGAAGCCGTCGAAGGCGCACTGAAATTTGCCAAGGGCGCAACCGGCCGCAAGCGCATCCTGTCACTCGCCGGTGCTTATCATGGCCTGACTCTCGGAGCCCTCTCCTTCACCAACAACGGCAACTTCCAGGAGGGCTTTGGCCCGCTGCTGCCCGGCGCGGAAATGGTGGCCTATGGCGACCTCAACCAACTCGAGGAAAAACTACGCCAGGGCGACGTCGCGGCCTTCATTGCTGAGCCCGTTCAGGGCAAAGGCGTTTACTGGCCAGATGAAGACTATTTCCCGCAGGCTCAGGCACTCTGCCGCCAGTATGGTGCCCTCTTCATTATGGACGAGGTGCAGACTGGCCTCGGCCGCACTGGCAAGATGTGGGCCTTCGAACACTGGAATCTCGAGCCCGACATTCTCACCATGGCCAAGGCGCTTTCGGGCGGCTATGTGCCAACTGCTGCGTTTGTCACCCGTCGCGACATTCACCAGAAAGTGTTTTCGCGCCTCGACCGTTGCGTGGTTCACTCCACCACTTTTGGGCGCAACAACCTCGCCATGGCCTGCGGCTTGGCAACGATCCACATTCTCCAGCATGAAAAGCTCGTGGAAAATGCCGCCTGGGCCGGCAAAGTCATTGAGGAAAAACTGCTGGAGCTCAAAGCCCACCATGAGCTGATTAAGGAAGTCCGCGTCAAGGGCTGCATGGTCGCCATCGAGTTCGGCGAACCCCGCTCCATTAAAATGAAGCTCGCCTGGAAGGGCATCCACGCAGTGGACAAGGGCCTGTTCCCGCAAATGGTGGTGACGCCGCTGATGACCAAGCACCGCATCCTCACCCACGTCGCCGGCCACAATTTGGACATCGTTAAGGCCCTGCCGCCGCTCATCATTGGCGAGCCGGAAATCCACCGTTTTGTGAATGGCCTGGATGACATTTTGCAGGACTGCACACGCCTGCCTGGCCCGATGTGGGACTTTGGTCGCAACCTCGTGCAAACTGCGATAAAGCAGCGCAAGGGCAAGAAGCTCGCGACGGCATAG
- a CDS encoding serine hydrolase domain-containing protein produces the protein MPRLNPPIQAFLDELIDQADERGLQVVAYHHGELVVDAFAGVADINTGAPVDADTLFPVFSVTKALAATAIHLLAERGQLDYDATVASYWPEFAVNGKEGITVRQILGHTAGLYKMPDDLDHTKLASWDYMVNALAKETPAYTPGEQQIYHAMTYGWLTGELIRRIDGRAFPQFLEEEIKAPLGIEAMYCSIPDEVERRIAWLEEDNPGSPDNLGNGSVPGWLRPLHVWMNRDDARRACIPASSGIMNARSIARHFAALLPGGVDGVSLLPKSRIATATERQWPTTAPENSLNFGLGFALGSEDSAIGPHGFGHGGYGGSQAFADPDAGLAFALCKNRFNDQGNTRKVIDKVRELIAS, from the coding sequence ATGCCCAGACTGAATCCCCCCATCCAAGCGTTCCTGGACGAGCTCATTGACCAGGCTGACGAACGCGGCTTGCAGGTTGTCGCCTATCACCATGGCGAACTCGTCGTCGACGCCTTTGCTGGCGTGGCGGATATCAACACCGGGGCACCTGTCGATGCGGATACGCTTTTTCCCGTTTTCTCGGTGACCAAGGCCCTTGCGGCAACTGCCATCCACCTGCTGGCTGAGCGCGGGCAACTCGACTACGACGCGACCGTGGCCAGCTACTGGCCGGAGTTTGCCGTTAACGGCAAAGAGGGAATCACCGTACGCCAGATTTTGGGCCACACTGCTGGTCTTTACAAAATGCCCGATGACCTCGACCACACAAAGCTGGCCAGTTGGGATTACATGGTCAATGCGCTGGCCAAGGAGACTCCGGCCTACACTCCCGGCGAGCAGCAAATCTACCATGCCATGACTTACGGCTGGCTGACTGGCGAACTGATCCGCCGCATCGATGGCCGGGCTTTTCCGCAGTTTCTCGAAGAGGAAATCAAGGCTCCACTCGGCATCGAGGCGATGTATTGCTCGATTCCCGATGAGGTCGAGCGCCGCATTGCGTGGTTGGAGGAGGACAACCCCGGCTCACCCGACAACCTCGGCAACGGCTCCGTCCCGGGGTGGCTTCGCCCGCTGCATGTCTGGATGAACCGCGATGACGCCCGCCGCGCCTGCATCCCTGCCAGCAGCGGCATCATGAACGCGCGCTCGATTGCGCGACACTTTGCAGCCCTATTGCCCGGTGGCGTCGATGGGGTTTCGCTGTTGCCCAAGTCTCGTATTGCGACTGCGACCGAGCGCCAGTGGCCAACCACCGCCCCGGAAAACTCGCTTAACTTCGGCCTCGGTTTTGCCCTCGGCAGCGAGGATAGCGCGATCGGCCCTCACGGCTTCGGCCACGGCGGCTACGGTGGCTCGCAAGCCTTTGCCGATCCCGATGCCGGTCTCGCCTTCGCGCTATGCAAGAACCGCTTCAATGATCAGGGCAACACGCGCAAAGTCATCGATAAAGTGCGCGAACTGATCGCGAGCTAA
- a CDS encoding D-glycero-alpha-D-manno-heptose-1,7-bisphosphate 7-phosphatase, which yields MKKKALFLDRDGTLNHDTHYLRDPDEVALIPGAREALLRARELGYVFYMVTNQSGVNRGMLTMDDVHACNRRLFELLNMGDDLFAGICIAPERPDEPSEYRKPSPKYILEMIARDGLNPDACYMLGDRESDWLCGVNAGIQPVALKTGKAINEKASTVLAAHGIPLYDSIVEFVATLD from the coding sequence ATGAAAAAAAAAGCGCTTTTTCTCGATCGCGACGGCACGCTGAATCACGACACGCATTACTTGCGCGATCCGGATGAGGTAGCGCTGATACCGGGCGCGCGCGAGGCGCTGCTCCGGGCCCGGGAGTTGGGTTATGTGTTTTATATGGTCACGAATCAGAGCGGCGTGAACCGTGGCATGCTGACGATGGACGACGTCCATGCCTGCAATCGGCGGCTATTCGAGCTGCTGAACATGGGAGACGATCTTTTTGCGGGCATCTGCATCGCGCCGGAGCGGCCGGACGAACCCAGCGAATACCGCAAGCCGTCGCCGAAATACATTCTCGAAATGATTGCGCGCGACGGGCTGAATCCCGATGCCTGCTACATGCTCGGCGACCGCGAGAGTGACTGGCTATGCGGCGTCAATGCCGGCATCCAGCCGGTGGCGCTCAAGACGGGGAAGGCCATCAACGAGAAGGCCTCGACCGTGCTCGCCGCGCATGGTATTCCGCTCTACGATTCGATTGTGGAATTTGTGGCGACGCTGGATTAG
- a CDS encoding DUF192 domain-containing protein, giving the protein MILPRHMLLGCLLLGLTFAVADQPSTDTPERVTAETYFPLTIGDKDIRVQLAILPSEQAQGLMFRQELGENDGMLFVFRKPGPRGFWMKNVDIPLDVGYILADGTLAEVYPMYPHVEESVKSKSDKIKIVLEMNQGWFAENGIKPGDKIDLAQAAAAMDARGYSAARYGLK; this is encoded by the coding sequence ATGATTTTACCTCGCCACATGTTGCTCGGCTGCCTGCTGCTTGGCCTGACCTTTGCCGTCGCCGACCAGCCAAGCACCGACACGCCCGAACGCGTCACTGCGGAGACTTATTTTCCGCTGACCATCGGCGACAAAGACATCCGCGTACAGCTCGCCATCCTGCCCAGTGAGCAAGCACAAGGCCTGATGTTCCGCCAGGAGCTGGGCGAGAACGACGGCATGCTGTTCGTTTTCCGTAAACCGGGACCACGCGGCTTCTGGATGAAAAACGTCGATATCCCGCTCGACGTCGGTTACATCCTTGCCGATGGCACGCTGGCCGAAGTTTACCCGATGTATCCACACGTGGAGGAGTCCGTAAAATCCAAGAGCGACAAAATCAAAATCGTGCTGGAGATGAACCAGGGCTGGTTCGCGGAAAACGGCATTAAGCCCGGTGATAAAATCGACCTCGCCCAAGCCGCAGCGGCCATGGACGCTCGCGGCTACAGCGCCGCCCGCTACGGCTTGAAATAA
- a CDS encoding low molecular weight protein-tyrosine-phosphatase — translation MSTQRILFLCMGNICRSPAAHCVFQHLVDTEGLTEYYDIESAGTTGYHEGAPPDSRMQQAMRRRNIPIIGRSRPLERRDLIDYDLILAMDKDNLAGARSLARTDEERGKIKLFSHYCTQHDELEVPDPYYGGDNGFEHVLNMVEDGCAGLLAATRPDA, via the coding sequence ATGAGCACACAACGCATCCTTTTCCTCTGCATGGGCAACATCTGCCGTTCACCAGCGGCGCACTGTGTCTTCCAGCATCTCGTCGACACCGAAGGCCTCACCGAGTACTATGACATCGAGTCCGCAGGCACAACCGGCTACCACGAAGGCGCTCCGCCCGACAGCCGCATGCAGCAGGCCATGCGCCGTCGTAATATTCCGATCATTGGCCGTTCGCGCCCTCTTGAGCGACGTGACCTCATCGACTACGACTTGATACTTGCGATGGACAAAGACAACCTCGCCGGAGCCCGTAGCCTCGCGCGGACCGACGAAGAGCGTGGCAAAATCAAACTCTTTTCCCACTACTGCACCCAACACGATGAGCTGGAAGTGCCCGACCCCTACTACGGAGGTGACAACGGCTTTGAGCACGTATTAAACATGGTCGAAGACGGCTGCGCGGGCCTGCTTGCGGCCACCCGCCCCGATGCCTGA
- a CDS encoding fructosamine kinase family protein: MPETWQQAVGEAITEATGDYFAIQSETPCGGGCINEATLLHGDAISYFVKLNDRSAEAMFATEFRALEAINSANAIRAPHPIALGQFAGRAFLVLEAIEFGAAPADWSAMGEQLATLHRKVSDRFGWAEGNYIGSSPQCNAWADDWTTFFREQRLRPQLEMAKRRGSPIRGAVHLLAAVDDLLAGHRPEPSLLHGDLWGGNAGHDASGSPVIYDPASYYGDRETDLAFTEMFGGFPPSFYAAYDRAWPRPAGYEQRKALYNLYHVINHANLFGGGYQSQAESVIRQLLA, translated from the coding sequence ATGCCTGAGACCTGGCAGCAGGCAGTCGGTGAAGCCATCACCGAGGCAACCGGCGATTACTTTGCGATACAAAGTGAAACACCCTGTGGCGGTGGTTGCATCAACGAGGCCACCCTGCTCCACGGTGATGCGATAAGCTACTTCGTGAAGCTCAATGATCGCAGCGCAGAAGCTATGTTTGCCACGGAGTTTCGCGCGCTGGAGGCCATCAACTCGGCAAACGCCATTCGCGCGCCCCACCCCATTGCCTTGGGTCAATTTGCAGGTCGGGCTTTTCTGGTACTCGAAGCCATCGAGTTTGGAGCAGCACCCGCCGACTGGTCTGCCATGGGCGAACAGCTCGCTACTTTGCATCGCAAAGTAAGTGATCGCTTTGGCTGGGCGGAGGGCAACTACATCGGCTCATCCCCGCAGTGCAACGCATGGGCCGACGACTGGACGACCTTCTTTCGCGAGCAGCGCCTGAGGCCACAGCTGGAGATGGCCAAGCGACGCGGCTCACCGATTCGCGGCGCCGTTCATTTACTCGCCGCGGTGGATGATCTGCTGGCTGGCCATCGCCCGGAGCCCTCGCTGCTTCACGGTGACTTGTGGGGTGGCAACGCAGGCCACGATGCCAGCGGTTCGCCGGTTATCTACGACCCGGCCAGCTACTACGGTGACCGCGAGACCGACCTGGCATTCACCGAGATGTTTGGCGGCTTTCCCCCGTCATTTTACGCCGCCTACGACCGAGCGTGGCCTCGCCCAGCGGGCTACGAGCAGCGCAAGGCATTGTATAACCTATACCATGTGATCAACCACGCGAACTTGTTCGGCGGTGGCTACCAAAGCCAGGCCGAGTCGGTGATCCGGCAGTTGTTGGCGTAG
- a CDS encoding enoyl-ACP reductase FabI yields the protein MSLLDLNNRRYLIFGVANRKSVAWAIGKSLEDEGAQVVYSVRSEARQESLTKLMGDREVHICDVEREEEITALAAKIQAEGGAPFDGVVHSIAFANYSKGIRPFHETEREDFLQATAISSFSLVEIARAFKPLMKPDATVVSIGISSQVLAENYGYMSPIKAALESTSRFLAKSFSEDTQIRFNTVNAGPLKTSASAGIPGYLENYLFAEKLTLRGKAITTQEVANTAVFLLSPMSSGINAQGIVVNQGMDLNYFQKEVVSAATKI from the coding sequence ATGTCTCTGCTCGATCTTAACAACCGGCGCTATCTGATTTTTGGCGTCGCGAACCGCAAAAGCGTGGCCTGGGCCATTGGCAAGTCCTTGGAAGACGAGGGTGCCCAAGTCGTTTACTCGGTGCGCTCGGAGGCGCGTCAGGAGTCGTTGACCAAGCTCATGGGCGACCGTGAGGTCCACATATGCGACGTTGAACGCGAAGAGGAAATCACCGCATTGGCCGCGAAGATTCAGGCCGAGGGTGGGGCACCCTTCGATGGCGTTGTCCACTCGATCGCGTTTGCAAACTACAGCAAGGGCATCCGCCCATTTCATGAAACGGAGCGTGAGGATTTCCTGCAAGCCACAGCGATTTCCAGTTTTTCACTGGTCGAGATTGCCCGTGCTTTTAAGCCGCTCATGAAGCCTGACGCCACGGTGGTGTCGATTGGCATTTCCAGCCAGGTGCTTGCGGAAAACTACGGCTACATGTCCCCGATCAAGGCCGCGCTCGAAAGCACCTCACGCTTCCTCGCTAAGTCCTTCAGTGAAGACACGCAGATCCGTTTTAACACCGTCAACGCCGGCCCGCTTAAGACGAGCGCCAGTGCCGGCATCCCCGGCTACTTGGAGAATTATCTTTTCGCGGAGAAACTTACTTTGCGTGGCAAAGCGATCACGACGCAAGAGGTCGCGAACACTGCCGTATTTTTGCTGAGCCCGATGAGCAGCGGCATTAACGCGCAGGGCATCGTGGTCAACCAAGGCATGGACCTGAACTACTTCCAGAAAGAAGTGGTCAGCGCCGCGACCAAAATCTAG
- a CDS encoding ATP-binding protein, translated as MHFTYQNDLSELEKLATDLESFGEKHDINMAVVHAFNLCLDEIITNIISYGFEDGADHRIDLEMSMEGELVVAQISDNGKAFNPLTDSKDPDLESALEDREIGGLGIFFLKQMMDELDYERDGDKNRLTMKKKNVALPED; from the coding sequence ATGCACTTCACTTATCAAAACGATTTGTCCGAGCTGGAAAAACTGGCGACGGACCTTGAATCATTTGGCGAGAAGCACGACATTAATATGGCCGTGGTTCATGCCTTCAATCTCTGCCTCGACGAGATTATCACCAACATTATTTCCTACGGTTTTGAGGACGGTGCCGATCATCGGATCGACCTCGAAATGAGCATGGAAGGTGAGCTGGTGGTTGCCCAGATCTCCGACAACGGCAAGGCCTTCAATCCGCTGACTGACTCCAAGGATCCCGACCTGGAATCCGCATTGGAAGACCGCGAAATCGGCGGCCTCGGCATCTTCTTTCTAAAGCAGATGATGGACGAACTCGACTACGAGCGCGACGGCGACAAGAACCGGCTGACGATGAAGAAAAAGAACGTCGCCTTGCCCGAGGATTAA
- a CDS encoding fused response regulator/phosphatase: MSDALEAAKQDFKIKVLMVDDQGMVCEAVRRMLADEPGIEFHSMTEPTKAIESALHIQPTVILQDLVMPDVDGLTLVKFYRAKPELKDVPIIVLSSKEEPETKKKAFELGANDYMVKLPDKLEVIARIRYHSTGYIRLLERNAAQAALQAELDEAARYVQSLFPAKHEDDIVKTDWVFISSTDLAGDTFGYHWLDDDHFAIYLLDVCGHGVGAALHSVSAINVMRAMSLPGVDFHDPGAVLGGLNEAFDMEKHNDMYFTMWYGVYNKQTREMVYSSGGHPASVLVRDGANLQRLATPGMIIGGMPGLSFMTETVKIEPGDKLYVFSDGVYEVDYKDGSGMMTDDEFAIELDKPAPSEKSKVDHMVDWVREAQGRDAFEDDYSLVEIIFK; encoded by the coding sequence ATGAGTGACGCCCTCGAAGCTGCGAAACAGGATTTTAAAATCAAGGTGCTAATGGTCGACGACCAGGGCATGGTGTGCGAGGCCGTACGTCGCATGTTAGCCGATGAGCCCGGCATCGAATTCCACTCGATGACCGAGCCAACCAAGGCCATCGAGTCCGCCCTTCACATCCAGCCGACCGTCATATTGCAGGACCTCGTCATGCCGGATGTCGACGGACTGACCTTGGTAAAGTTCTACCGCGCCAAGCCCGAGCTGAAGGACGTGCCAATCATTGTGCTCTCATCCAAAGAAGAGCCGGAAACCAAAAAGAAGGCCTTCGAGCTCGGTGCCAACGACTACATGGTCAAGCTGCCGGACAAGTTGGAGGTCATCGCGCGCATTCGCTACCACTCTACGGGCTATATCCGCCTGCTGGAGAGAAATGCCGCGCAAGCCGCGCTGCAGGCCGAGCTCGATGAAGCCGCCCGCTACGTGCAATCGCTTTTCCCGGCCAAGCATGAGGACGACATCGTCAAGACCGACTGGGTCTTCATCTCATCAACGGATTTGGCGGGCGACACCTTTGGCTACCATTGGCTGGACGACGATCATTTCGCCATCTACCTGCTCGATGTTTGCGGTCATGGGGTGGGCGCGGCGCTGCACTCGGTGTCGGCGATCAATGTGATGCGCGCGATGTCGCTGCCCGGGGTAGACTTCCACGATCCGGGGGCTGTGCTGGGCGGTCTCAATGAAGCCTTCGACATGGAGAAGCACAACGACATGTACTTCACCATGTGGTATGGCGTTTACAATAAGCAGACCCGCGAAATGGTCTACAGCTCCGGTGGTCACCCGGCCTCAGTGCTGGTCCGCGACGGCGCGAATCTGCAGCGCCTGGCTACGCCGGGTATGATTATAGGTGGGATGCCGGGCCTGAGCTTTATGACCGAGACCGTCAAAATTGAGCCCGGCGACAAGCTTTACGTATTCAGCGACGGCGTCTACGAAGTCGATTACAAGGACGGCTCCGGCATGATGACCGACGACGAATTCGCGATCGAGCTCGACAAGCCGGCCCCATCGGAGAAATCCAAGGTCGACCACATGGTTGACTGGGTGCGCGAAGCCCAGGGCCGCGACGCCTTTGAAGACGATTACTCCCTCGTCGAAATTATTTTCAAGTAA